A single Cottoperca gobio chromosome 5, fCotGob3.1, whole genome shotgun sequence DNA region contains:
- the pfkfb2b gene encoding 6-phosphofructo-2-kinase/fructose-2,6-bisphosphatase 2 isoform X1, producing the protein MEREITDCDSNDTFNMSSTQIDNGSAEAKKADQRMNEKKCSWASYMTNSPTVIVMIGLPARGKTYMSKKLTRYLNWIGVPTKVFNLGVYRREAVRAYKSYDFFRHDNEDAMRIRKQCALVALQDVKAYLSVEGGQIAVFDATNTTRERRDLILAFVKENAFKVFFVESVCDDPDVIAANILEVKVSSPDYPERHRERVMDDFLKRIECYKVTYQPLDPDDYDKDLSFIKVINVGRRFLVNRVQDYIQSKIVYYLMNIHVHSHSIYLCRHGESDHNVEGRIGGDSELSPRGKQFAHELRDFIEEHQLSDLKVWTSQLRRTIQTAEELGVPYEQWKILNEIDAGVCEEMTYEMIENTFPEEFALRDQDKYHYRYPGGESYQDLVQRLEPVIMELERQGNVLAICHQAVMRCLLAYFLDKSAEDLPYMKCPLHTILKLTPVAYGCKVEMFYLNVEAVNTHRDRPLDKNPRNSALIHRRNSYTPLASHDQVKRPRLYSAGNQPWLPLAPTPAALMPEGRQSQESLCEGDNFDSPEETSGCVRF; encoded by the exons atggagagagagataactGATTGTGACTCAAACGACACTTTCAACATGTCGAGCACTCAGATAGATAATGGCTCTGCAGAAGCCAAGAAAGCAGACCAAAGAATGAATGAGAAGAAATGCT CGTGGGCCTCCTATATGACAAATTCTCCAACAGTAATCGTGATGATCGGCCTGCCTGCGAGAGGGAAGACCTACATGTCAAAGAAACTCACGCGTTACCTCAACTGGATCGGAGTCCCAACCAAAG TGTTTAACTTGGGCGTGTACCGCAGAGAGGCTGTCAGAGCTTATAAATCCTATGATTTCTTTCGCCACGACAATGAGGACGCCATGAGAATCAGGAA GCAGTGTGCTCTGGTAGCTCTGCAGGATGTGAAGGCGTACCTGTCTGTGGAGGGAGGGCAGATCGCG GTGTTCGatgcaacaaacacaacaagagAAAGGCGAGACCTCATTCTAGCTTTTGTGAAGGAGAATGCATTTAAG GTGTTCTTTGTGGAGTCGGTGTGCGACGACCCGGACGTCATTGCTGCTAATATCCTG GAAGTGAAAGTGTCCAGTCCCGACTACCCCGAGAGACACCGAGAGAGAGTGATGGACGATTTCCTTAAACGAATCGAGTGCTACAAGGTTACTTACCAACCATTAGATCCCGATGATTACGACAA GGACTTATCTTTCATCAAGGTGATAAACGTGGGCCGGCGTTTTCTGGTGAACCGGGTGCAGGACTACATCCAGAGTAAGATTGTCTACTACCTCATGAACATCCACGTGCACTCTCACTCCATCTACCTGTGTCGGCACGGAGAGAGCGACCACAACGTAGAAGGTCGCATCGGAGGAGACTCCGAGCTTTCTCCTCGAGGGAAACAG TTTGCCCATGAGCTGCGAGATTTCATTGAGGAGCACCAACTGTCAGATTTGAAGGTGTGGACGAGCCAACTGAGAAGAACCATCCAGACGGCGGAGGAGCTCGGTGTCCCTTATGAACAGTGGAAAATACTCAACGAGATTGACGCT ggtgtgtgtgaggagatgACTTATGAGATGATCGAGAACACATTCCCAGAGGAGTTCGCTTTGAGGGACCAGGACAAGTACCACTATCGCTACCCAGGAGGAGAG tccTACCAAGACCTCGTTCAACGTTTGGAGCCGGTTATCATGGAGTTGGAGAGACAGGGCAACGTGTTGGCCATCTGCCACCAGGCTGTGATGCGCTGTCTGCTAGCTTACTTCCTGGACAAGAGTGCAG AAGATCTACCATACATGAAGTGTCCGCTCCACACAATACTCAAGCTGACCCCTGTTGCATATG GTTGTAAAGTGGAAATGTTTTATCTTAACGTGGAGGCAGTAAACACCCATCGAGACCGGCCTCTT GATAAAAACCCGAGGAACTCTGCTCTCATACATCGGCGGAATAGTTACACTCCCTTGGCCAGTCACGACCAGGTCAAGCGTCCCAGGCTCTACAGCGCGGGCAACCAGCCCTGGCTACCGCTCGCCCCCACCCCAGCAGCTCTGATGCCAGAGGGACGGCAAAGCCAA GAGTCCCTGTGCGAAGGAGACAACTTTGACAGCCCCGAAGAAACTAGTGGCTGTGTCCGCTTCTGA
- the pfkfb2b gene encoding 6-phosphofructo-2-kinase/fructose-2,6-bisphosphatase 2 isoform X2, giving the protein MEREITDCDSNDTFNMSSTQIDNGSAEAKKADQRMNEKKCLIVMIGLPARGKTYMSKKLTRYLNWIGVPTKVFNLGVYRREAVRAYKSYDFFRHDNEDAMRIRKQCALVALQDVKAYLSVEGGQIAVFDATNTTRERRDLILAFVKENAFKVFFVESVCDDPDVIAANILEVKVSSPDYPERHRERVMDDFLKRIECYKVTYQPLDPDDYDKDLSFIKVINVGRRFLVNRVQDYIQSKIVYYLMNIHVHSHSIYLCRHGESDHNVEGRIGGDSELSPRGKQFAHELRDFIEEHQLSDLKVWTSQLRRTIQTAEELGVPYEQWKILNEIDAGVCEEMTYEMIENTFPEEFALRDQDKYHYRYPGGESYQDLVQRLEPVIMELERQGNVLAICHQAVMRCLLAYFLDKSAEDLPYMKCPLHTILKLTPVAYGCKVEMFYLNVEAVNTHRDRPLDKNPRNSALIHRRNSYTPLASHDQVKRPRLYSAGNQPWLPLAPTPAALMPEGRQSQESLCEGDNFDSPEETSGCVRF; this is encoded by the exons atggagagagagataactGATTGTGACTCAAACGACACTTTCAACATGTCGAGCACTCAGATAGATAATGGCTCTGCAGAAGCCAAGAAAGCAGACCAAAGAATGAATGAGAAGAAATGCT TAATCGTGATGATCGGCCTGCCTGCGAGAGGGAAGACCTACATGTCAAAGAAACTCACGCGTTACCTCAACTGGATCGGAGTCCCAACCAAAG TGTTTAACTTGGGCGTGTACCGCAGAGAGGCTGTCAGAGCTTATAAATCCTATGATTTCTTTCGCCACGACAATGAGGACGCCATGAGAATCAGGAA GCAGTGTGCTCTGGTAGCTCTGCAGGATGTGAAGGCGTACCTGTCTGTGGAGGGAGGGCAGATCGCG GTGTTCGatgcaacaaacacaacaagagAAAGGCGAGACCTCATTCTAGCTTTTGTGAAGGAGAATGCATTTAAG GTGTTCTTTGTGGAGTCGGTGTGCGACGACCCGGACGTCATTGCTGCTAATATCCTG GAAGTGAAAGTGTCCAGTCCCGACTACCCCGAGAGACACCGAGAGAGAGTGATGGACGATTTCCTTAAACGAATCGAGTGCTACAAGGTTACTTACCAACCATTAGATCCCGATGATTACGACAA GGACTTATCTTTCATCAAGGTGATAAACGTGGGCCGGCGTTTTCTGGTGAACCGGGTGCAGGACTACATCCAGAGTAAGATTGTCTACTACCTCATGAACATCCACGTGCACTCTCACTCCATCTACCTGTGTCGGCACGGAGAGAGCGACCACAACGTAGAAGGTCGCATCGGAGGAGACTCCGAGCTTTCTCCTCGAGGGAAACAG TTTGCCCATGAGCTGCGAGATTTCATTGAGGAGCACCAACTGTCAGATTTGAAGGTGTGGACGAGCCAACTGAGAAGAACCATCCAGACGGCGGAGGAGCTCGGTGTCCCTTATGAACAGTGGAAAATACTCAACGAGATTGACGCT ggtgtgtgtgaggagatgACTTATGAGATGATCGAGAACACATTCCCAGAGGAGTTCGCTTTGAGGGACCAGGACAAGTACCACTATCGCTACCCAGGAGGAGAG tccTACCAAGACCTCGTTCAACGTTTGGAGCCGGTTATCATGGAGTTGGAGAGACAGGGCAACGTGTTGGCCATCTGCCACCAGGCTGTGATGCGCTGTCTGCTAGCTTACTTCCTGGACAAGAGTGCAG AAGATCTACCATACATGAAGTGTCCGCTCCACACAATACTCAAGCTGACCCCTGTTGCATATG GTTGTAAAGTGGAAATGTTTTATCTTAACGTGGAGGCAGTAAACACCCATCGAGACCGGCCTCTT GATAAAAACCCGAGGAACTCTGCTCTCATACATCGGCGGAATAGTTACACTCCCTTGGCCAGTCACGACCAGGTCAAGCGTCCCAGGCTCTACAGCGCGGGCAACCAGCCCTGGCTACCGCTCGCCCCCACCCCAGCAGCTCTGATGCCAGAGGGACGGCAAAGCCAA GAGTCCCTGTGCGAAGGAGACAACTTTGACAGCCCCGAAGAAACTAGTGGCTGTGTCCGCTTCTGA
- the yod1 gene encoding ubiquitin thioesterase OTU1, translating into MLRLRCKTKNGSHIMQGLTHQSCVQELKSKVEELTGIPCDVQKIMVGYPPSSLDLQNGDAHLKDYPIKSGDTLIVEEEKNKPKPPQDHPTVTKAPRLEASPTLARRVVPADNSCLFTSVYYVVEGGVYDPACAPEMRSLIAQIVSSDPAAYSEAVLGKTNEEYCTWIRRDDTWGGAIEVSILSKFYQCEICVVDTQTVRVDRFGEDAGYHKRVLLIYDGIHYDPLQKETPGSDAPPLTIFSTTDDVILALALELADEARRKRQFTDVNRFALRCMVCQTGLVGQKEAREHAKETGHTNFGEV; encoded by the exons ATGTTGCGGCTTCgctgtaaaaccaaaaatggGAGCCACATAATGCAGGGCTTGACTCATCAGTCCTGTGTGCAAGAGCTGAAGAGTAAGGTGGAGGAGCTGACTGGTATCCCCTGTGATGTGCAGAAGATTATGGTTGGTTATCCACCCTCCAGCCTTGATCTTCAAAATGGAGATGCTCACCTCAAGGACTACCCCATCAAATCAG GAGACACACTCATTGTTGAGGAAGAAAAGAACAAGCCAAAGCCTCCTCAGGATCATCCCACTGTGACTAAAGCACCACGACTGGAAGCCTCGCCCACGCTGGCACGTCGAGTGGTCCCAGCTGACAACTCCTGCCTCTTCACCAGTGTGTATTATGTGGTGGAAGGTGGTGTATATGACCCTGCTTGTGCCCCGGAGATGCGAAGCCTCATCGCCCAGATTGTGTCAAGTGACCCCGCAGCTTACTCTGAGGCGGTGCTGGGGAAGACCAACGAGGAGTACTGCACTTGGATAAGACGTGACGACACCTGGGGGGGAGCCATCGAGGTGTCCATCCTGTCCAAGTTTTACCAGTGTGAGATCTGTGTGGTGGACACTCAGACAGTCCGAGTGGACCGATTTGGGGAGGATGCCGGCTACCACAAACGTGTGCTGCTCATCTACGATGGCATCCACTACGACCCACTGCAGAAAGAAACGCCCGGCTCTGACGCTCCGCCCCTGACTATCTTCTCCACCACTGACGACGTAATCCTGGCCCTGGCCCTCGAGCTGGCAGACGAGGCTCGCCGCAAGCGGCAGTTCACGGACGTTAACCGCTTTGCGTTGCGCTGCATGGTGTGCCAGACAGGCCTGGTGGGACAAAAGGAAGCTCGTGAGCATGCCAAGGAGACAGGCCACACCAATTTTGGCGAAGTGTGA